The DNA window TACTACCAGATCCGCGGCGGCATCCCCTACGCCATCGCGAAATCACTGGCGGCGGCGCCGTTCGCAGACATCCTGTGGATGGAGACCAAGACCGCCGACCTGGCCGACGCCAAGCAGTTCGCCGACGCCATCCACGCCGAGTTCCCCGACCAGATGCTGGCCTACAACCTGTCGCCATCGTTCAATTGGGACACCACCGGCATGACCGACGACCAGATGAAGCAGTTCCCCGAGGAACTGGGCAAGATGGGCTTCGTCTTCAACTTCATCACCTACGGCGGGCACCAGATCGACGGCGTGGCGGCCGAGGAGTTCGCCACCTCGCTGCAGCAGGACGGCATGCTGGCGCTGGCCCGCTTGCAGCGCAAGATGCGCCTGGTCGAATCCCCGTACCGCACACCGCAAACCCTGGTCGGCGGCCCGCGCAGCGATGCCGCGCTGTCCGCCTCGTCGGGTCGCACCGCCACCACCAAGGCGATGGGCGAGGGTTCGACCCAGCACCAGCACCTGGTGCAGACCGAGGTGCCGAAGAAGCTGCTCGAGGAGTGGCTGGCGATGTGGAGCGAGAACTACAGCCTCGGCGAGAAACTCCGCGTGCAGCTGCGGCCCCGCCGGGCCGGCTCGGACGTGTTGGAACTCGGCATCTACGGCAACGACGACGAGCAGCTGGCCAACGTCGTCGTCGACCCGATCAAGGACCGGCACGGCCGCAGCATCCTTCAGGTGCGCGACCAGAACACCTTCGCCGAGAAGCTACGGCAGAAGCGGCTGATGACCCTGATTCACCTCTGGCTGGTGCACCGCTTCAAGGCCGACGCGGTGATCTACGTGACGCCGACTGAGGACAACCAATATCAGACCTCGAAGATGAAATCGCACGGCATCTTCAGCGAGGTCTATCAGGAGGTCGGCGAGATCATCGTCGCCGAGGTCAACCGCCCCCGCATCGCCGAATTGCTGCAGCCCGACCGGGTCGCGCTGCGCAAGCTGATCACCAAGGAAGATTAGCCAGCGACCCGACGGCGGCCGTCTCATCGATCGATGTCGCGGCCGCTGACGGCTTGCATCCGATCTAGCCCGACGCATGCCGGCGCGTCATCCGTGTGCGCCCAGCGGCGTGCGTTATTTGTGACCTCGCCGAGTCTCGGCTCGTTGGCGCGCGCCACACCAAGAATTCACCCTACATACAGTTGCAGAAGTGTAGGATTTCGCTTGTAACAAACGTGCGTTCAGATTTAACAAACGCGCCCGAACAGGAAGGAGCGCCTGATGAGAACCACAATCAAGAAGGCGATCGCCGCGTTCGGTGGTGCGGCAGCGGCTATTTTGGCGGTCGGATTCGGCCCTGCCGGTGTTAGCCCGGCGGACAACGCACCGGCGGCGACCATGCATCGGTCACCCGGCGTCGCGCCGACCCAGCCCGGCCCGGCCCCGGCCGGCGTGCACGTCGCCACGCTCGTCGGCTGCGTCCCGGGAGCGAATTGCTAGCCGACCACCGTGTGCGATGGCCCATCACACCAGCGTGATGGGCCATCTTCGTGTTGCGCAATCTCGCCGCCGAAAACTGTTTGCGCGGTGGCGCCCGGGGGTAAGAAAAAGTGGGCGGCGCGAAGTGGCGCAAGTGGAGATTGGGGGATCTGATGAGGTCTGGACCGAGGACGGCGGTCGCATTGTTCGGCGGTGCGGCGATGCTGGTGCTATCGGTCGCCTGCGGCGGCGGTCACAAGAATGGCCCGAGCAGCACCACCACTTCGACGACCACGCCGTCGTCCAGCGTTGCGCCCTCCACTGCGCCCGGTGGCGGTGGCGGTGAACCGGGCGGCCCGACCGGCGGTGGCGGACCCGGCGGTGGCGGCGGCAGCGTGCCCGGCGGCCCGACCGGTGGCGGCGGACCCGGTGGCGGCGGCGGCAGCGTGCCCGGCGGCCCGACCGGTGGCGGCGGTCCCGGTGGCGGCGGCGGCAGCATTCCCGGCGTCGGCGGTGGCGGCGGCGGACCTGGCGGCGGCGGCGGTTGCGTCGGCAACGTCTGCGGCGGCTACTGACGCCGAGTCCCGTTGAGCCAGTTGTAGAACGACCACAAACACTTGTTACCTAGCCGGTGGGGCCGGGATTACCTGGCCCCATCGGCTGAACCCTTTCTGGGCCTAGGGCCGAGCCCGCAATCCGAGTTATGGTTCTCCGCAACTCGGATGCAAGGGGACTTCAATGTCGAAGCTCAGGTTCGGATACTTCATCGCCCCGTTCCACCGCGCGGGCACCAACCCGACGCTGGCCCTGCAACGCGATCTTCAGTTCATCGAGCACCTCGACGCCCTCGGCTTCGACGAAGTCTGGTTGGGCGAGCACCACTCGGCCGGCAGCGAGATCATCAGCTCCCCAGAGGTTTTCATCGCCGCCGCTGCCGAACGTGCGAAGCGGATCCGGTTCGGTACCGGGGTCATTTCGCTGTCGTATCACAACCCGCTCTGGGTCGCCGACCGGCTGATGCTGCTGGATCACCTCACGCACGGTCGCATCATCGGCGGAGTGGGGCCGGGCTCGCTGCCCAGCGACTCGTCCATGATCGGACTCACCCCCACCGACACCCGAGAGTTGCTCGAAACCAACCTCGATATCGTCGTGCGGCTGCTGGCGGGGGAGACGGTCAGCGCTAAAACGGCCACCCATCAGCTCTTCGACGCCAAGCTGCAGCTTGCGCCCTACTCCGACGGTGGGATCCCACTGTCCGTCGCCGCCGTCGCATCGCCGACGGGCGCACGGCTGGCCGGCAAGCACGGCATCGGCCTGCTCTCCATCGGTGCCACCCTGACCGTGGAGGGTTTCAACGCGCTCTCCTACCACTGGGGCATCGTCGAGGAGCGCGCCGCGGCCTTCGGTGCGCAGGTCGACCGCAAGAACTGGAGCCTGGTCGGTCTGTTCCACCTCGCCGAGACCGAAAAGCAGGCCCGCGAGGAGGTCAAGTTCGGCATCGAGCCGTGGTTCCGGTACTTCCAGAAGGTGGCCGCGTTCCCGCAGATGACGATGCCGGGCGACCAGCTCGACGAGATGATCGACGTCATCAACGACAACGGGGCGGGAGTGATCGGCACTCCCGAGCGGGCACGGGAGCAGGTGCAGCGGTTGTGGGATCAGTCCGGCGGGTTCGGCTGCATGCTGCAGATGGGGCACGAATGGGCCAATCCGGCCGCCACCAGACGCTCCGCCGAACTGTTCGCCGCCGAAGTGATGCCGCATTTCCAGGGTCAGGCGCGGCCAACCCTGGATGCCGCCGCGCGCGCCGGACAGGCCCGGGAGAGCTTGGCGCAGTCGCAGTTGGACGCCGTCGCGCACATGACCAAGAAATATCAGGACGAGGTCGGCGCGAAGTAGCGGCTCGGGCACCGCAACCGGGTGAGCGCGGTTCGCAGCCCGGGCATTTCGCGCCCGGCTTCACACCCAGACGACAGCCTGGTCTCAGGGGGCGGCTAGGGGCGCGGCGCAAATCTGGAGGATGACCACCAACACCCCTCGCCCCACCCGCGCCGGCGGACGCCGGCGGCGATCACTGCTCGGACTGGCCGGCGTCGCGGTGCTGGCCGTCCTGGCCCTGAACGACGCGGCGCAGCCCCAGACCGCCGGAATCATGCCGGGATCCGGATCGGTGCGCCTGGCGGATTTGGCCATCTCACCCCAGGCGCCGCCGGGTGTTGCCGGCGGCGGCTTCGCCGCCGATGACGACGACGATCAAGCCCAGCTGCAGCAGCAGCTGAACCAGCAGCAGCTGCAGCAGTCCATGCAACAGGCCGAACAGCAAAACGAGCAGGCCCAACAGCAGTTCAATCAGGACATGCAGCAGCAGCAGACATACGAGAACCAGTTCAACAACCCGTAGCTCGTGCACCAAAGCGTGGCGGCCGCACCAGAAAGCTAGCGCCCGCCGTTGGATTCGCGCTCGGCCGCCTTCACCAGCCGGCCGGCGAAAAACCGCACCGCCCCGCCCATGGCGGCGCGCATCAGCGGACCCGTCCCGCGAACGCCTTCGGTGAACGAACCGGTCCAGCGGATGTCGGTTCCGCCCGCCGCGTTGGGCGTGAGGACGACCTCGCCGGCGTAGTCCTTGGCCGGGGTGGCGGGCCCCACCAGCTTGTAGGCGTGGCGGCGGTCCTGCTCGTACTCGACCGTTTCCTCCTGCACGTAGACCGGCCACATTCCCACCTTGCGGACCGCCCCGATGCCGCCCGGCGCGGGATCGCCCTGGCGGGCCCAACTCGAGTGCATGACAATCGGCTTGGCCCACCGCGACCAGTTGGCCCCGTCGGCCACCAGCCGGAACAGCGTCGCGGCGGGCGCGCTGCTGGTGCGGTTGATCTCGAAAGAAAAGTTCCGGCCCGGCATGACAACTCCTGGTGGTAGCAAACGGACGGCCCTGGACGCCGCTCGCCGGTAGGCTACCGCCCGCGCCGGTCCTGAGCCGGATCGGGTTGAGCGTCGCTATTCGTCCGTTGATCGAAGGTCTGCAGGAGACGGCGAATGCGCCCGCCGCTCTTGATGTTTGCCGATTCACCGCGCGGGGACCGTCGCACCGGCCTGCCTAGACTGCAGTCATGAATCGCGGTGCGCGGCACGACGGCCCAGACGGCCTGCTTCGGATCGAGGACTGCCTGGACGCCAGTGGCGCTGTCGTGCTGCCCCCCGGGGTCAACCTGATATCGCTCATCGACCGCAACATCGCCAACGTGGGTGACACCGTGGCGTACCGCTATCTCGACTACAGCCATTCGGCCGAGGGCGATGCCGAAGAGGTGACGTGGACCCGGTTCGGCGTCCGACTGGAAGCCATCGGCGCCCGAATCCAACGAGCCGCGAGTCGCGGTGAGCGCGTTGCGGTCCTCGCGCCCCAGGGCATCGACTACGTCGCCGGCTTCTACGCGGCGGTCAAGGCCGGAACCATCGCGGTGCCGTTGTTCGCGCCGGAACTGCCCGGGCATGCCGAACGCCTGGACACCGCGCTGCGCGATTCCGAGCCCACCGTCGTACTCATCACGACGGCCGCCGCAGAGGCGGTCGAGAAGTTCCTGGCCGGCCACCCGCACCTGCGCCGGCCGCAGGTGATCGCGATCGACCAGATACCCGACTCGGCGGGGGAGTCGTTCGTGCCCACCGAACTCGGCATGGACGACGTTTCCCACCTGCAGTACACGTCGGGCTCCACCCGGCCGCCGGTCGGCGTCGAGATCACCCACCGCGCGGTGGGCAGCAACCTGGTGCAGATGATTCTGTCGATCGACCTGCTGGACCGAAACACTCACGGCGTCAGCTGGTTACCGCTCTACCACGACATGGGTCTGTCGATGATCGGCTTCCCGGCCGTCTACGGCGGCCATTCCACGCTGATGTCTCCCACCGCATTCGTGCGACGACCCCAGCGATGGATCCGGGCTCTGTCCGACGGGTCGCGGCAGGGCAACGTCGTCACCGCCGCACCGAACTTCGCGTACGAGTGGGCCGCACAGCGCGGCCTGCCCGGCCGCGATGCGGACCTCGATCTGCGCAACGTGGTGATGATCATCGGCTCCGAACCGGTCAGCATCGACGCGATCAGGACCTTCAACAAGGCGTTCGCGCCCTACGGGTTGCCGCGCACCGCGTTCAAACCGTCCTACGGCATCGCCGAGGCAACGCTGTTCGTCGCGACCGTCGCCCCTTCCGCGGAGGCGACGGCGGTGTATTTCGACTCGGAACGGCTGGGCGCCGGACACGCGGTGCGCGTCGACGCGGATTCTCCCAACGCCGTCGCGCAGGTGTCTTGCGGTCAGGTCGCGCGCAGCGAATGGGCCGTCATCGTCGACCCGGCCACCGGATCCGAATTGCGGGACGGCGAGGTGGGCGAAATCTGGTTGCAGGGCAACAATGTTGGACGCGGCTACTGGGGACTGCCGGAGGAAACGCGGCGAGCGTTCGGCGCCGTTCTGCGATCGCGGCTCACCGACGGCAGCCACGCCGAGGGCGCCGACCGCGAACGCGCCTGGCTGCGCACCGGCGACCTGGGCGTGCATCTCGCCGGTGAGCTGTACGTGACCGGCCGGATTGCGGACCTGGTGACGATCGGCGACCGCAACCACTACCCGCAGCACATCGAGGCCACCGTCGCCGACGCTTCCGAGGTGGTCCGGCGCGGCTATGTGACGGCGTTTTCCGTGCCGGCCGACGATGACTCCCATGACCCGCGGCTCGTCGTGGTCGCCGAACGCGCCGCCGGCACCAGCCGCCAGGATCCTCAGCCGGCGATCGAGGCGATCCGCTCAGCCGTCCGGCGGGGGCACGGTCTGACCGTCTCGGACGTGCGGCTGCTGCCCGCCGGTGCCATCCCCCGGACCACCAGCGGCAAACTGGCCCGCAGGGCCTGCCGGGCCGCATACCTCGCCGGCACCCTGGGCGTCCACTAGCGGGCGGGCCGTACGCTCAAAAAGCCCTGCGCACGAACCGGGCTGGCTAGTCTCCACTCGGAGGCGCGAGATGGTTCTCAAGATGAGGGTGTCGCCGGATTTGATCGGCGGCGACGTGGAGGCCGGCTACGGCAAGGTGGCCGACGCGTTCCGGGCGACCTTTCGCGACCGCGCCGAAGTCGGCGCCGCCGTCGCCGTCTACCGCGACGGCGTCAAAGTCGTCGACCTGTGGGGCGGCTACCGGAACGGGTTGACCAAGGATCCGTGGCGGGCCGACACCATGGTCAATATGTTCTCCACGACCAAAGGCGTCGCCGCCCTGGTCGTAGCGGTGGCGGTGTCGCGGGGACTGATTTCCTATGACGCCCGGGTCGCGGATTACTGGCCGGAATTCGCGCAGGCCGGCAAGGGCGACGTGACCGTCCGCCAACTCCTGGGCCATCAGGCCGGCGTCTGTGCGCTGACACCGAAGCCCGCGCTGGCCGACGTGGCCGATCCGGAGCGGCTGTCCCCGATCCTGGCTGCCCAGGCACCGGCGTGGCGACCGGGTACCCGGCATGGCTATCACGCCATCACCCTCGGCTGGTACGAATCCGAGTTGATCCGCCGAACCGACCCCGCCGGGCGCACGCTGGGCCGATTCCTGGCCGACGAAATCGTCGCCCGCTGGGGACTCGACCTGCACATCGGACTCCCGGAGGCGGTCGACCGCAGCCGAGTGGCCCATATCCACAATTGGGCGCGCGCGGAGACGATGCTGCACCTAGGCGTCATGCCACCGGGATTCGTGGGCGCTTCGCTCAACCCGGTCGGCCTGACGGCGCGCACAATCGCGGTCCCGCGCGGTGTCAACCCGTTCAACGGCGATTACAACCGCGACGACGTGCGGGCGGTCGAGATCCCGTCGGCCAACGGCATCGGTACCGCCAGGTCGGTGGCGCGTATGTACGGCAGCGCGGCCTGCGGCGGCGCTGAGGTGCCGCTGAGCCCCGGCACCCTCGAGGCGCTGACGGCACCGGCGATGTCCCCGAGCCGCGGCGTGCGCGACAAGGTAATGCACATCGATGTGGCGTATTCGCTCGGTTTCTGTAAGCCCGTCCCGCAGTTCGTGTTCGGCTCGTCGGACAAGGCCTTCGGCACCCCGGGCTTCGGGGGATCGTTCGGTTGCGCCGACCCGGACACCGGTGTCGGCTTCGCCTACGTCATGAACCGGCTCGGGTTTCACCTCTGGAGCGATCCGCGGGAACTGGCGTTGCGGCAGGCCTTGTTTCGCGACGTGCTAGGGGTGCGCCCGCAGAGTTGACGTCAACGCCGGCGGCCCTGGTGGCATCCTGGCCATGTGGGTTTGGTTTTCCGGTTGGCGGAGCTGTTGATCGTCATCCTGCCGCTGACGGGCGCGATCGTGGCCGCCGTACGCGCGTTCGGCGCCTACCGGCGGCGCGGCGACGAGGAGTTGCGGGGCGTCGACCGGACACAACTGCCGGACCCTGCCGCCGCCGAGCGTGCCGGCGGGAATCAAGCGGCCCAGTGGCGCTCGATCCGGCGGATCCTCGATGAGCACGGCCGCACGGATGCGCGCTGGCTTGGGTACGAACTCGACGTCGCCAAGCTGCTGGACTTCCCGCTGATGACCGACATGCGCGACCCGAACACGATCGCGTTTCACAAAGCCAAGCTTCGCGCCGACTTCCTGCGGCCGGTCAAGGCCGAGGATCTGCTCGACGACCGCGACGGCGCCGCGCAGTACATGGCGGCCGTCGAGGACTACGTGACCGCGTTCAACGCCGCCGAGGCCGAGGCGATCCGCAGACGCCGCAACGATTTTTCCCGGACGGAGCAGCAGCGAATCGCGCGGGCGCAGAGCCTGTTGCGGGTGGCGGCCGATCCGGAGGCTGCGCCGCACGAACGCCAGCGCGCCTACCAGGTGGCCCGCAATGAACTCGACGGGCTGCTGGTCTTGCCCTCGGCGATACAGGCGAACATCGAGCGCGGGATCTCCGGCGAGCTAGAGCGATAGGGCCGACGATCCGATGACCGCAACACCCGACCCGCCGGCCGCCGAACCGAATGGGCCGAGCGGTCTCGAGGGGTATCCGCTCACCCCACCACCGCTGCCCCGGCCGGTGACGTTCGACCAGCACTGGCGCGACCTGACCTTCATCCACTGGCCGGTGGCCCCCGAAAGCATCGAACCGATGTATCCTCCCGGAACCCGTCCCGACATCTTCGCCGATAGGTTGACGTACGTCGGGCTGGTCCCGTTCGCCATGAGCAGCACCAAAGTTGGTTCCGCACTTCCCCTTCCGTACTTCGGCAGCTTTTTGGAGACGAACGTACGGCTCTACTCGATCGACGACGCCGGCCGCCACGGTGTGCTTTTCCGGTCTTTGGAAACGGCGCGGCTGGCCGTCGTACCCCTCACCCGCATCGGTCTTGGCGTCCCCTACACCTGGGCCAGAATGCGGATGCGGCGCGACGGCGACCACATCGCGTACGACAGCGTGCGCCTATGGCCTCAGCGCGGCTTACGCAACCGGATCGAGATCGTCGTTGGCGAGGTGGTCGAACCGACGCCGCTGGAAGTGTGGCTCACCGCCCGGTGGGGCGCCCATACGCGCAAGGCGGGCCGGACGTGGTGGGTGCCGAATGAGCACGGGCAGTGGCCGCTTCGCGCGGCCGAGATCGTCGAGCTGAGCAGCGAACTGGTGGAGGCGGCCGGGGTGCGGCCGGCCGGCGAGCGGTTGCGCGCCCTGTATTCCGGTGGTGTGCGAACGCGTTTCGGCCGCCCGCGGCCGGTGCGGTGAGTACAGAGCTACGGGCAGGTGTAGCCGCCGTCGATGATGACGTCCGAACCGGTCATGTAGCTGGAGGCCTCGCTGGCCAGATAGACGTAAAGGCCGGTGAGCTCTTCAGGGCGGCCGATGCGGCCGATCGGGATCTTCGGCTCCCATTGGCGGTGGTATTCCGTGAGGGGTTCGACGAGCTCGGTGAGGATGTAGCCGGGACTGACGCTGTTGACCCGGATGTTGTGGGGCGCGAATTCGACCGCCATGGCCTTGGTCAGGTGGATGACAGCCGCCTTGGAGGCGCAGTAGTGGCCAACCCGTTGCGGGACGTTGATGATGGTGCCCGACATCGAGGCGGTGTTGATGATGACGCCGCCGCGCCCCTGGGCGACCATCGCCCGGGCCGCCGCCTGCGCGGTCAAAAAGACACCGGTCACATTGGTGTCCTGGATGCGCTGGAACTCTTGGGGCGACATCTCCAGTATCGGGACGTCCGCGATGATCCCGGCGTTGCACACGGCGACGTCGATACCGCCCAGCTCCGCGGTCACCCGGTCCACCATGCCGTTCACCTGTTCGGGCCGGGTGACATCGCATCGGATCGGCACGACCTTGCCGTCGCCGTCGGCCGCCAGCTCCTCGGCGAGGCTTGCCAAAGCCTCGAAGTTCCGCGCCGCTATCGCCACATCGGCACCGGCCTGCACGTAGGCCTGCGCCACCGTCCGGCCGATACCGCTGGATGCCCCGGTGACCAACGCCCGCTTGCCGCGCAGACCGAACAAGTCCAACACGTTCATTCGATATCCCCATTCATACGAGCGACCAAAACCGAAACACGTTCTAGTGTGTCCGCTATGGGCAGATTCACCAGGGCAGAAATCGATAAGGCCGTCGAGAACTACACAAAAGTCGTCGAGGGATGCAGCGCTTCGGGCGACTGGCGGCCGTTCGCGGACCTCTTCACCGAGGACGTCGTCTACACCGAGCACCACTACGGCGTCTTTCACGGGCGCGAGGCGGTCCGCGACTGGATCGTCGCGGTGATGGCGCCGTTTCCGCACATGCGCTTTCCGTCCGACTGGACCGCCTACGACGAGGACAACGATGCGGTCGTCGTCATGATCAAGAACCTGCTGGACCACCCGACCGACCCGAACGGTGAGCCGTTCTGGTTCCCGAACTGGACCCGGCTCGTCTACGCCGGCGACGGGCTGTTCTCCAGCGAGGAAGACGTTTACAACCCCGACCGTGACGCTCCCGGTGTGGTTGCGGCCTGGATGCAGGCCGGCGGGCAGCTCGCCACGACCGAAATCCTGCAGCCCGGCGCCTAGCGTTGAGGCACGCGCCTAGTGGCGAGGCACGATAGTGCCTGCGCGCCAAGCGCTATCACCGACGCTAGCTTTGTTCTGACTCACCTACGCCATGCCGGCGACCGCCCGCCCGCGTCGCCGCGACCGGACCTTGCGCAACGCCTGCTCCCAGGCGAGCAAGGCCGTGGCTTTCACGTTGGCGGGCTGCACGCTGTCGCGGGACAGCAGCGCCGTCGCGGCGGCCTTCGTGGTCGCCGACGCCTTCGACGTGTGGCCCGAGTCGAACGGCGGCTGCGGGTCGTATTCGATCGCGAGCTGGATTGCCTTCGCGCGCGGTTCGCCGCCGATCTGTGCGGCCAGCCACAGGGCGAGGTCGAGCCCGGCGGACACGCCCGCGCTGGTGACGATGTCGTCTTGATGCACGATCCGTTCGTCGGCCACCGGAACCGCGCCGAATGCCTTCAGCGCGGGGATGGTCAGCCAATGCGATGTCGCGCGCCGGCCCTCGAGTAGGCCGGCGGCCGCCAGAATCACCGAGCCCGAGCACACCGACGTCGTCCAGTTCGCGGTGTCGTGGGCCCGGCGCAACCAGTCCAGCAGCGCGTCGTCGCGGGCATGCACCGGCGTCGACGGGCCGCCCGGCACGAGAATCACGTCGGGCGAAGGGGTTTCGCTCAGCGAGTGGGTGGCGCCGATGACCAGCACGCCGGAGTCGGCGGTGATCGGCCCGGCGTCGTGCCACACGAAGCGCACCTCGGCGCCCGGCAAGTTGCGCAGCACCTCGTACGGACCGATCATGTCCAGCGCGGTGAATCCCGGATAGGCCACAATGGCGATTTGGGTCATCAGTGTCGTCCTTTCGACGTCAGGCGAATGCCTTGCGGTATTGGTCGGGCGAAATACCCACGCGGCGAAGGAAATTGCGCCTCATGGTCTCCGCGGTGCCGAAGCCGCACCGGGCGGCGATCGCGACGACGGTGTCGTCGGTCTCCTCCAACTGCCGGCGCGCGGCTTCGGTGCGGACGCGTTCGACGTATTGACCGGGCGCCTCACCGATTTCGGCGGTGAATACCCGGGTGAAGTGGCGCGGGCTCATCGCGGCCCGGCGCGCCAGATCATCGAT is part of the Mycobacterium mantenii genome and encodes:
- a CDS encoding DJ-1/PfpI family protein translates to MTQIAIVAYPGFTALDMIGPYEVLRNLPGAEVRFVWHDAGPITADSGVLVIGATHSLSETPSPDVILVPGGPSTPVHARDDALLDWLRRAHDTANWTTSVCSGSVILAAAGLLEGRRATSHWLTIPALKAFGAVPVADERIVHQDDIVTSAGVSAGLDLALWLAAQIGGEPRAKAIQLAIEYDPQPPFDSGHTSKASATTKAAATALLSRDSVQPANVKATALLAWEQALRKVRSRRRGRAVAGMA
- a CDS encoding YqjF family protein; this translates as MTATPDPPAAEPNGPSGLEGYPLTPPPLPRPVTFDQHWRDLTFIHWPVAPESIEPMYPPGTRPDIFADRLTYVGLVPFAMSSTKVGSALPLPYFGSFLETNVRLYSIDDAGRHGVLFRSLETARLAVVPLTRIGLGVPYTWARMRMRRDGDHIAYDSVRLWPQRGLRNRIEIVVGEVVEPTPLEVWLTARWGAHTRKAGRTWWVPNEHGQWPLRAAEIVELSSELVEAAGVRPAGERLRALYSGGVRTRFGRPRPVR
- a CDS encoding serine hydrolase domain-containing protein, with protein sequence MVLKMRVSPDLIGGDVEAGYGKVADAFRATFRDRAEVGAAVAVYRDGVKVVDLWGGYRNGLTKDPWRADTMVNMFSTTKGVAALVVAVAVSRGLISYDARVADYWPEFAQAGKGDVTVRQLLGHQAGVCALTPKPALADVADPERLSPILAAQAPAWRPGTRHGYHAITLGWYESELIRRTDPAGRTLGRFLADEIVARWGLDLHIGLPEAVDRSRVAHIHNWARAETMLHLGVMPPGFVGASLNPVGLTARTIAVPRGVNPFNGDYNRDDVRAVEIPSANGIGTARSVARMYGSAACGGAEVPLSPGTLEALTAPAMSPSRGVRDKVMHIDVAYSLGFCKPVPQFVFGSSDKAFGTPGFGGSFGCADPDTGVGFAYVMNRLGFHLWSDPRELALRQALFRDVLGVRPQS
- a CDS encoding fatty acyl-AMP ligase — translated: MNRGARHDGPDGLLRIEDCLDASGAVVLPPGVNLISLIDRNIANVGDTVAYRYLDYSHSAEGDAEEVTWTRFGVRLEAIGARIQRAASRGERVAVLAPQGIDYVAGFYAAVKAGTIAVPLFAPELPGHAERLDTALRDSEPTVVLITTAAAEAVEKFLAGHPHLRRPQVIAIDQIPDSAGESFVPTELGMDDVSHLQYTSGSTRPPVGVEITHRAVGSNLVQMILSIDLLDRNTHGVSWLPLYHDMGLSMIGFPAVYGGHSTLMSPTAFVRRPQRWIRALSDGSRQGNVVTAAPNFAYEWAAQRGLPGRDADLDLRNVVMIIGSEPVSIDAIRTFNKAFAPYGLPRTAFKPSYGIAEATLFVATVAPSAEATAVYFDSERLGAGHAVRVDADSPNAVAQVSCGQVARSEWAVIVDPATGSELRDGEVGEIWLQGNNVGRGYWGLPEETRRAFGAVLRSRLTDGSHAEGADRERAWLRTGDLGVHLAGELYVTGRIADLVTIGDRNHYPQHIEATVADASEVVRRGYVTAFSVPADDDSHDPRLVVVAERAAGTSRQDPQPAIEAIRSAVRRGHGLTVSDVRLLPAGAIPRTTSGKLARRACRAAYLAGTLGVH
- a CDS encoding SRPBCC family protein; the encoded protein is MPGRNFSFEINRTSSAPAATLFRLVADGANWSRWAKPIVMHSSWARQGDPAPGGIGAVRKVGMWPVYVQEETVEYEQDRRHAYKLVGPATPAKDYAGEVVLTPNAAGGTDIRWTGSFTEGVRGTGPLMRAAMGGAVRFFAGRLVKAAERESNGGR
- a CDS encoding nuclear transport factor 2 family protein, translated to MGRFTRAEIDKAVENYTKVVEGCSASGDWRPFADLFTEDVVYTEHHYGVFHGREAVRDWIVAVMAPFPHMRFPSDWTAYDEDNDAVVVMIKNLLDHPTDPNGEPFWFPNWTRLVYAGDGLFSSEEDVYNPDRDAPGVVAAWMQAGGQLATTEILQPGA
- a CDS encoding LLM class flavin-dependent oxidoreductase; amino-acid sequence: MSKLRFGYFIAPFHRAGTNPTLALQRDLQFIEHLDALGFDEVWLGEHHSAGSEIISSPEVFIAAAAERAKRIRFGTGVISLSYHNPLWVADRLMLLDHLTHGRIIGGVGPGSLPSDSSMIGLTPTDTRELLETNLDIVVRLLAGETVSAKTATHQLFDAKLQLAPYSDGGIPLSVAAVASPTGARLAGKHGIGLLSIGATLTVEGFNALSYHWGIVEERAAAFGAQVDRKNWSLVGLFHLAETEKQAREEVKFGIEPWFRYFQKVAAFPQMTMPGDQLDEMIDVINDNGAGVIGTPERAREQVQRLWDQSGGFGCMLQMGHEWANPAATRRSAELFAAEVMPHFQGQARPTLDAAARAGQARESLAQSQLDAVAHMTKKYQDEVGAK
- a CDS encoding SDR family oxidoreductase codes for the protein MNVLDLFGLRGKRALVTGASSGIGRTVAQAYVQAGADVAIAARNFEALASLAEELAADGDGKVVPIRCDVTRPEQVNGMVDRVTAELGGIDVAVCNAGIIADVPILEMSPQEFQRIQDTNVTGVFLTAQAAARAMVAQGRGGVIINTASMSGTIINVPQRVGHYCASKAAVIHLTKAMAVEFAPHNIRVNSVSPGYILTELVEPLTEYHRQWEPKIPIGRIGRPEELTGLYVYLASEASSYMTGSDVIIDGGYTCP